One part of the Quercus lobata isolate SW786 chromosome 7, ValleyOak3.0 Primary Assembly, whole genome shotgun sequence genome encodes these proteins:
- the LOC115952632 gene encoding uncharacterized protein LOC115952632 isoform X2 yields MQTEERNQRACKQPSEPELFLQWGNRKRVRCVRVKDPEISARFNAGIRRKITSRFASSDKDASHLQLNPLTRKSASPEKEERYYSTRGSVVVEENGKLSVDVNNNSNTNNNHNHNGDERGLIWPKLYITLSSKEKEEDFLAMKGCKPPQRPKKRAKIIQRSLLLVSPGAWLTDMCQERYEVREKKSSKKRPRGLKAMGSMESDSE; encoded by the exons ATGCAGACAGAGGAGAGGAATCAGAGAGCTTGTAAACAGCCTTCAGAGCCTGAACTTTTCCTACAGTGGGGAAACAGAAAGCGAGTCAGATGCGTGAGAGTCAAAGACCCTGAAATCTCAGCCAGATTCAACGCTGGAATCCGAAGAAAAATCACCTCTAGATTTGCTTCTTCCGACAAAGATGCCTCTCATCTTCAACTCAATCCCCTCACCAG GAAATCTGCGTCCccagagaaggaagagaggtATTATAGCACAAGAGGGTCAGTGGTTGTGGAGGAGAATGGGAAATTATCGGTGGATGTGAACAACAATAGCAATACTAATAATAATCATAACCATAATGGGGATGAGAGAGGGTTGATTTGGCCAAAGCTGTATATAACTTTGTCaagcaaagagaaagaggaggaTTTTCTGGCTATGAAGGGTTGTAAGCCTCCCCAGAGGCCTAAGAAGAGGGCTAAGATCATCCAAAGAAGCTTACTT TTGGTGAGTCCTGGGGCATGGCTGACTGACATGTGTCAAGAGAGATATGAAGTTAGAGAGAAGAAGAGTTCTAAGAAG AGACCAAGAGGATTGAAGGCCATGGGGAGTATGGAAAGCGATTCAGAATGa
- the LOC115952632 gene encoding uncharacterized protein LOC115952632 isoform X1 produces MNLPTYMQTEERNQRACKQPSEPELFLQWGNRKRVRCVRVKDPEISARFNAGIRRKITSRFASSDKDASHLQLNPLTRKSASPEKEERYYSTRGSVVVEENGKLSVDVNNNSNTNNNHNHNGDERGLIWPKLYITLSSKEKEEDFLAMKGCKPPQRPKKRAKIIQRSLLLVSPGAWLTDMCQERYEVREKKSSKKRPRGLKAMGSMESDSE; encoded by the exons ATGAATTTACCTACTT ATATGCAGACAGAGGAGAGGAATCAGAGAGCTTGTAAACAGCCTTCAGAGCCTGAACTTTTCCTACAGTGGGGAAACAGAAAGCGAGTCAGATGCGTGAGAGTCAAAGACCCTGAAATCTCAGCCAGATTCAACGCTGGAATCCGAAGAAAAATCACCTCTAGATTTGCTTCTTCCGACAAAGATGCCTCTCATCTTCAACTCAATCCCCTCACCAG GAAATCTGCGTCCccagagaaggaagagaggtATTATAGCACAAGAGGGTCAGTGGTTGTGGAGGAGAATGGGAAATTATCGGTGGATGTGAACAACAATAGCAATACTAATAATAATCATAACCATAATGGGGATGAGAGAGGGTTGATTTGGCCAAAGCTGTATATAACTTTGTCaagcaaagagaaagaggaggaTTTTCTGGCTATGAAGGGTTGTAAGCCTCCCCAGAGGCCTAAGAAGAGGGCTAAGATCATCCAAAGAAGCTTACTT TTGGTGAGTCCTGGGGCATGGCTGACTGACATGTGTCAAGAGAGATATGAAGTTAGAGAGAAGAAGAGTTCTAAGAAG AGACCAAGAGGATTGAAGGCCATGGGGAGTATGGAAAGCGATTCAGAATGa
- the LOC115952632 gene encoding uncharacterized protein LOC115952632 isoform X3, producing the protein MNLPTYMQTEERNQRACKQPSEPELFLQWGNRKRVRCVRVKDPEISARFNAGIRRKITSRFASSDKDASHLQLNPLTRKSASPEKEERYYSTRGSVVVEENGKLSVDVNNNSNTNNNHNHNGDERGLIWPKLYITLSSKEKEEDFLAMKGCKPPQRPKKRAKIIQRSLLRPRGLKAMGSMESDSE; encoded by the exons ATGAATTTACCTACTT ATATGCAGACAGAGGAGAGGAATCAGAGAGCTTGTAAACAGCCTTCAGAGCCTGAACTTTTCCTACAGTGGGGAAACAGAAAGCGAGTCAGATGCGTGAGAGTCAAAGACCCTGAAATCTCAGCCAGATTCAACGCTGGAATCCGAAGAAAAATCACCTCTAGATTTGCTTCTTCCGACAAAGATGCCTCTCATCTTCAACTCAATCCCCTCACCAG GAAATCTGCGTCCccagagaaggaagagaggtATTATAGCACAAGAGGGTCAGTGGTTGTGGAGGAGAATGGGAAATTATCGGTGGATGTGAACAACAATAGCAATACTAATAATAATCATAACCATAATGGGGATGAGAGAGGGTTGATTTGGCCAAAGCTGTATATAACTTTGTCaagcaaagagaaagaggaggaTTTTCTGGCTATGAAGGGTTGTAAGCCTCCCCAGAGGCCTAAGAAGAGGGCTAAGATCATCCAAAGAAGCTTACTT AGACCAAGAGGATTGAAGGCCATGGGGAGTATGGAAAGCGATTCAGAATGa